In the genome of Raphanus sativus cultivar WK10039 chromosome 4, ASM80110v3, whole genome shotgun sequence, one region contains:
- the LOC108854891 gene encoding uncharacterized protein LOC108854891 isoform X2: MVRSSLSDKRYTYIHQSESEPTRGAIDIHHVIIKGSLVTGHSRLRWLAFFLVGLAFIMFFLLGKDNPVRDLSWSCLLSGFFVMIQSRKFVKKESVIIMATLGIQLETQYLSGKTVTRFIPIGKILKPVLVECVTPVTCYWSLSLFLRGEEELTLVFKELRPSLKMLVPIWKALCAVTGTEQSKMMTEEEHVVAG, from the exons ATGGTGAGGTCGTCTCTATCGGATAAGAGATACACTTACATACACCAAAGTGAAAGTGAGCCAACTAGAGGAGCCATTGACATCCACCATGTGATCATCAAGGGAAGCCTTGTTACTGGTCATTCCCGTCTTAGGTGGCTTGCTTTCTTCCTTGTGGGTTTGGCTTTTATCATGTTCTTTCTTCTTGGAAAG GACAATCCAGTTAGGGATCTTTCTTGGAGCTGCCTTTTAAGTGGTTTCTTTGTTATGATACAGAGTCGGAAGTTTGTCAAGAAAG AATCTGTTATAATCATGGCAACCTTGGGGATCCAACTTGAAACTCAATATTTAAG TGGAAAAACTGTCACCAGGTTTATCCCTATTGGCAAGATTTTGAAGCCTGTGCTGGTCGAATGCGTCACCCCTGTTACATGTTACTGGAGTCTCTCCTTGTTTCTGCGTGGCGAAGAAGAGCTTACATTGGTGTTTAAG GAACTGCGTCCGTCATTGAAGATGTTGGTTCCCATATGGAAGGCACTGTGTGCTGTTACTGGCACAGAACAAAGCAAAATGATGACTGAAGAAGAACATGTTGTAGCTGGTTAA
- the LOC108854891 gene encoding uncharacterized protein LOC108854891 isoform X1 — MNKRMVRSSLSDKRYTYIHQSESEPTRGAIDIHHVIIKGSLVTGHSRLRWLAFFLVGLAFIMFFLLGKDNPVRDLSWSCLLSGFFVMIQSRKFVKKESVIIMATLGIQLETQYLSGKTVTRFIPIGKILKPVLVECVTPVTCYWSLSLFLRGEEELTLVFKELRPSLKMLVPIWKALCAVTGTEQSKMMTEEEHVVAG; from the exons AT GAACAAACGAATGGTGAGGTCGTCTCTATCGGATAAGAGATACACTTACATACACCAAAGTGAAAGTGAGCCAACTAGAGGAGCCATTGACATCCACCATGTGATCATCAAGGGAAGCCTTGTTACTGGTCATTCCCGTCTTAGGTGGCTTGCTTTCTTCCTTGTGGGTTTGGCTTTTATCATGTTCTTTCTTCTTGGAAAG GACAATCCAGTTAGGGATCTTTCTTGGAGCTGCCTTTTAAGTGGTTTCTTTGTTATGATACAGAGTCGGAAGTTTGTCAAGAAAG AATCTGTTATAATCATGGCAACCTTGGGGATCCAACTTGAAACTCAATATTTAAG TGGAAAAACTGTCACCAGGTTTATCCCTATTGGCAAGATTTTGAAGCCTGTGCTGGTCGAATGCGTCACCCCTGTTACATGTTACTGGAGTCTCTCCTTGTTTCTGCGTGGCGAAGAAGAGCTTACATTGGTGTTTAAG GAACTGCGTCCGTCATTGAAGATGTTGGTTCCCATATGGAAGGCACTGTGTGCTGTTACTGGCACAGAACAAAGCAAAATGATGACTGAAGAAGAACATGTTGTAGCTGGTTAA
- the LOC108854890 gene encoding WUSCHEL-related homeobox 13, whose protein sequence is MMDWDNQQQPNNNHNSSNLQGIDVNGGSSSGGMYVKVMTDEQLETLRKQIAIYATICERLVEMHKTLTTQQDLAGGRMGGLYADPTFGHKMTGRQRWTPTPLQLQTLERIFDQGIGTPSKQKIKDITEELSQHGQIAEQNVYNWFQNRRARSKRKQPGGSSKNNNGESEVETETETLNEKRKMPESLLVLPDGNNNNGIGTTSATSPRPEDLCFQSPEMSSDLHLLGVLSNPRDEDLVGKMGLSESYNLYDHVEDYGM, encoded by the exons ATGATGGACTGGGACAATCAGCAGCAACCCAACAACAACCACAACTCTTCAAATCTTCAAGGGATCGATGTTAACGGAGGCTCAAGCTCAGGAGGAATGTACGTGAAGGTGATGACCGACGAGCAGCTTGAAACTCTGAGGAAACAGATTGCTATCTACGCCACCATCTGTGAACGTCTCGTTGAGATGCACAAAACCCTCACTACTCAGCAAGATCTTGCAG GAGGGAGAATGGGAGGTCTATATGCAGACCCAACGTTTGGTCACAAGATGACAGGTAGGCAGAGGTGGACTCCTACGCCACTCCAGCTTCAGACTCTGGAGCGTATATTCGACCAAGGGATAGGGACACCGAGCAAGCAAAAGATCAAAGACATAACCGAAGAGCTTAGCCAACACGGTCAGATCGCTGAGCAGAACGTGTACAATTGGTTTCAGAACAGGCGCGCTCGGTCCAAGAGGAAGCAGCCTGGCGGTTCTTCTAAAAACAACAATGGTGAGTCTGAGGTGGAGACTGAAACCGAGACGTTgaatgagaagaggaagatGCCAGAGAGTCTTCTTGTTCTTCCTGATGGAAACAACAACAATGGCATTGGGACAACAAGTGCTACTAGTCCTAGGCCTGAAGATCTTTGCTTCCAGAGCCCTGAGATGAGCTCTGATCTTCACTTGCTAGGAGTCCTATCAAACCCAA GGGATGAGGATCTTGTTGGAAAGATGGGATTGTCTGAAAGCTACAACCTTTATGATCATGTTGAAGATTATGGCATGTAG